Proteins encoded within one genomic window of Anastrepha ludens isolate Willacy chromosome 4, idAnaLude1.1, whole genome shotgun sequence:
- the LOC128862245 gene encoding odorant receptor 74a-like: protein MHYRPLLPNGKEAPLSWQIKSSFIFGTWPTTGNTTNLEKRLHRLIFLWCALLLCAAFCGQFYEVVLQKDDIVIMIQVMLNLLLTLECIIRIGWLALKKDNFQEFLKELYSKIYFDENIDKDMHRKIRKHLRPANIFSVWYLLTMFSFYVEPIQGIIIGERYLPYRMTIPFDYRPWPIYTAILIICLNVGCLVLTVVMSESYMLATSIFNLNGRFLLLEEEISNLGDAVLKYENSKTMADHFSQRLIALIKRNVDLIKFADRVESQFTLPLFVMMADSAVMLCLVAFNLNEMGLVPQSIKYIFWLLAKVLELVVLGYLGSVISTRIDGLGTTYYASGWEKVIHKSPNTKANVRTMKLITLAISFNQRPFMLSGMRFFYVSLETTVTILQVAGSYFTFLRSIR from the exons atgcattatcgGCCACTCTTACCGAATGGAAAGGAAGCACCACTATCTTGGCAAATTAAGTCTAGCTTCATATTCGGTACTTGGCCCACAACTGGGAACACAACCAACTTGGAGAAACGCTTGCATCGTCTAATTTTCCTTTGGTGTGCCCTGCTGCTTTGTGCGGCATTTTGTGGCCAATTCTATGAGGTCGTGTTGCAAAAAGATGATATTGTCATAATGATCCAAGTCATGCTCAACCTTTTGCTTACATTAGAGTGTATTATTCGGATAGGTTGGCTGGCATTAAAAAAGGATAACTTCCAGGAATTTCTCAAAGAgttgtattcaaaaatttacttcGATGA AAATATCGACAAGGATATGCACCGAAAGATTCGTAAGCATTTAAGAcctgcaaacattttttcagtGTGGTACCTGCTAACAATGTTTTCCTTTTACGTTGAGCCCATACAGGGCATTATCATTGGTGAGCGCTACCTTCCATACAGAATGACAATTCCATTCGATTATCGACCCTGGCCAATTTATACAGCAATTCTTATAATATGTCTTAATGTTGGTTGTTTGGTTTTGACCGTTGTCATGTCAGAGTCGTACATGCTTGCCACGTCTATATTCAATTTGAATGGCCGATTTCTTTTGCTGGAAGAAGAAATTTCCAATCTAGGTGACGCAGTATTGAAATATGAGAATTCTAAAACTATGGCTGATCATTTTAGTCAGCGACTTATTGCATTAATCAAACGTAATGTAGATTTGATTAAATTTGCTGATAGAGTAGAGTCACAGTTTACATTGCCACTATTTGTGATGATGGCAGACAGTGCGGTGATGCTCTGTCTGGTGGCATTTAATTTGAATGAG ATGGGACTCGTTCCTCAGAGCATCAAATATATCTTTTGGTTGCTGGCCAAGGTTTTGGAACTAGTTGTACTGGGCTACTTGGGCTCTGTAATATCTACAAGA ATTGATGGACTTGGTACTACTTACTATGCTTCAGGTTGGGAAAAGGTAATTCACAAGTCACCGAATACTAAGGCTAATGTACGCACCATGAAGCTTATTACTCTCGCAATATCATTCAACCAACGGCCTTTCATGCTTAGTGGCATGAGGTTTTTCTACGTGTCCTTGGAAACTACAGTGACA ATATTACAGGTTGCTGGTTCCTATTTCACATTCCTCCGCTCGATACGTTAA